Proteins encoded by one window of Streptococcus sanguinis:
- the cbpB gene encoding cyclic-di-AMP-binding protein CbpB: MIAKEFEDYLLEHEETFLTPGENLAVMIDTHNVDHAILLLSQMTYSRVPVVTADKKFVGTISLTDIMSYRMRHDLPEEEFMMTDIVHMTKMDDLTVGPDYTVSDVLHKLVDESFLPVVGEDQHFYGIITRKSILKAVNSLLHGFSKKYEIRKK, translated from the coding sequence ATGATTGCTAAGGAATTTGAAGACTATCTGCTGGAACATGAAGAAACTTTTTTGACGCCTGGGGAAAATTTGGCGGTTATGATTGACACCCATAATGTGGATCATGCTATCCTATTGCTGAGTCAGATGACATACTCACGTGTACCAGTCGTGACGGCAGATAAAAAGTTTGTTGGTACGATTTCCTTGACAGACATCATGTCTTATCGCATGCGCCATGATTTGCCAGAAGAGGAATTCATGATGACAGACATCGTCCACATGACTAAAATGGACGACTTGACAGTTGGGCCAGATTATACTGTATCAGATGTGCTTCATAAGCTGGTCGACGAGTCGTTTCTGCCGGTTGTGGGCGAGGATCAGCATTTTTACGGAATTATTACTAGAAAGTCCATTTTGAAAGCTGTCAATTCTTTGTTGCACGGCTTTAGCAAGAAGTACGAAATTCGCAAAAAATGA
- a CDS encoding MGMT family protein: MSNSNQELIDAVLALVDSIPSGRVATYGQIARLIGRPKNARLVGKILSQSELYGGKHPCHRVVNAAGRLAPGWEDQEHLLWAEGVGLKANGCVDLKVYLWER; encoded by the coding sequence ATGTCCAATTCAAATCAAGAACTCATCGATGCTGTTTTGGCATTAGTAGATAGTATTCCCTCTGGGCGCGTGGCGACCTATGGTCAGATTGCTCGTTTGATTGGTCGGCCTAAAAACGCTCGCTTGGTGGGGAAGATTCTCAGTCAGTCTGAGCTTTATGGCGGTAAGCATCCTTGCCATCGGGTAGTCAATGCGGCAGGACGCCTCGCACCGGGCTGGGAAGACCAAGAACACTTGCTCTGGGCGGAGGGAGTGGGCTTGAAGGCTAATGGCTGTGTGGATTTGAAAGTCTATTTGTGGGAGCGGTGA
- a CDS encoding TIGR01212 family radical SAM protein (This family includes YhcC from E. coli K-12, an uncharacterized radical SAM protein.), translating to MKVMKSYNSLNDYYRKLFGEKTFKVPIDAGFDCPNRDGTVAHGGCTFCTVSGSGDAIVAPDAPIREQFYKEIDFMHRKWPDVRKYLVYFQNFTNTHEKLEVIRERYEQAINEPGVVGLNIGTRPDCLPEETIAYLADLSERMHVTVELGLQTTYEETSDLINRAHSYELYVETVQRVRKLAPKAEIVSHLINGLPGETHEMMLENVRRCVTDNDIQGIKLHLLHLMTNTRMQRDYHEGRLQLLSQEEYVSIVCDQLEIIPEHIVIHRITGDAPRDMLIGPMWSLNKWEVLNAIETEMRRRGSKQGCKAKEQRFVC from the coding sequence ATGAAAGTTATGAAATCTTACAATTCTTTGAATGATTATTATCGCAAACTTTTTGGTGAAAAAACTTTTAAGGTGCCCATTGATGCGGGCTTTGACTGTCCCAATCGGGATGGTACGGTAGCGCATGGAGGCTGTACCTTCTGTACCGTTTCGGGTTCAGGTGATGCCATTGTGGCGCCGGATGCGCCCATTCGCGAGCAGTTCTATAAGGAAATTGACTTCATGCACCGCAAGTGGCCTGATGTTCGCAAGTATCTGGTTTATTTCCAGAACTTCACCAATACCCATGAGAAGCTTGAAGTGATTCGCGAGCGTTATGAGCAAGCCATTAACGAGCCTGGCGTCGTTGGTCTCAATATCGGGACTCGGCCTGACTGCTTGCCTGAAGAGACCATCGCCTACTTGGCTGATCTGTCTGAGCGTATGCATGTGACTGTGGAACTGGGGCTTCAGACTACCTATGAGGAGACTTCGGACCTCATCAATCGTGCCCATTCCTATGAGCTTTATGTGGAGACGGTCCAGCGAGTTCGTAAGCTGGCTCCCAAGGCAGAGATTGTCTCTCACTTGATTAATGGCCTGCCGGGAGAGACCCATGAGATGATGCTAGAGAATGTCCGCCGATGTGTGACGGATAATGACATTCAAGGGATTAAGCTTCACTTGCTTCACTTGATGACCAATACCCGCATGCAGCGGGATTACCATGAAGGACGGCTGCAGCTGCTCAGTCAGGAGGAGTATGTCTCTATCGTCTGCGACCAACTGGAGATTATCCCCGAGCATATCGTCATCCACCGCATCACGGGCGATGCTCCGCGGGATATGTTGATCGGCCCCATGTGGAGCCTCAATAAATGGGAAGTTCTCAATGCCATTGAGACAGAAATGCGTCGCCGTGGCAGCAAGCAAGGCTGTAAAGCAAAGGAGCAGAGATTCGTATGTTAA
- a CDS encoding pseudouridine synthase, whose translation MRINKYIAHAGIASRRKAEELIRQGKVSINGQVVRELATNVKSGDRVEVEGQPIYNEEKVYYLLNKPRGVISSVSDDKGRKTVVDLLPQVKERIYPVGRLDWDTSGILILTNDGDFTDEMIHPRNEIDKVYVARVKGLANKEVLRPLTRGIEIEGRKTKPAVYEIIKVDPAKNRSVVQLTIHEGRNHQVKKMFQAVGLQVDKLSRTRFGHLDLTGLKPGEYRKLSKKEVSQLHTLAVTKTKK comes from the coding sequence ATGAGAATCAATAAATACATCGCTCATGCTGGGATAGCCAGCCGCCGTAAGGCAGAAGAGCTAATCAGGCAGGGGAAGGTCAGTATAAACGGCCAAGTGGTACGTGAGCTGGCGACGAACGTTAAGTCTGGCGACCGTGTGGAAGTAGAAGGCCAACCTATCTACAATGAGGAGAAGGTTTATTACCTCCTCAATAAGCCGCGCGGGGTCATTTCCTCTGTCAGTGATGACAAGGGACGTAAGACGGTCGTGGATCTTTTGCCTCAGGTCAAGGAGCGGATTTATCCGGTCGGTCGTTTGGACTGGGATACTTCTGGCATTCTCATTCTGACCAATGACGGAGACTTTACCGACGAGATGATTCATCCCCGAAATGAGATTGACAAGGTCTATGTGGCGCGTGTCAAAGGATTGGCTAATAAAGAAGTTCTTCGTCCTCTGACTCGCGGTATTGAGATAGAGGGACGCAAAACCAAGCCAGCAGTTTATGAGATTATCAAGGTTGATCCGGCGAAAAATCGTTCGGTCGTTCAGCTGACCATCCACGAAGGCCGTAACCATCAGGTCAAGAAGATGTTCCAGGCGGTCGGACTGCAAGTGGATAAGCTGTCACGGACTCGCTTTGGTCATTTGGACCTGACGGGCCTCAAACCTGGTGAATATCGCAAGCTCAGTAAAAAAGAAGTCAGCCAGCTGCATACACTGGCTGTAACCAAGACCAAGAAATGA
- the yidD gene encoding membrane protein insertion efficiency factor YidD: protein MIKKMLISLVRFYQRFISPAFPPSCRFRPTCSNYMIEAIQKHGAKGVLMGLARILRCHPWSQPGEDPVPDHFSLRRNNSRKKSQ, encoded by the coding sequence ATGATAAAAAAAATGCTTATTTCTCTTGTCCGCTTTTATCAACGTTTTATCTCACCTGCTTTTCCTCCATCTTGCCGCTTTCGGCCCACCTGCTCTAACTATATGATAGAGGCTATCCAGAAGCATGGAGCCAAAGGTGTCCTAATGGGCTTGGCACGTATTCTCCGCTGTCATCCATGGTCTCAGCCAGGAGAGGATCCTGTACCAGACCATTTCAGCCTGAGAAGAAATAATTCAAGAAAAAAGTCACAGTAG
- a CDS encoding TrkH family potassium uptake protein, producing the protein MNRSMIRYLLAKLLLIEAALLIVPIIVALIYGEPLKVFLSIGATMAILLVLGGIGSYFKPKDLHIYAKEGVLIVALCWILWSFFGALPFVFSGQIPDVIDAFFEISSGFTTTGATILNDVGVLSHSLLFWRSFTHLIGGMGVLVFALAIMDNAKNGHLEVMKAEVPGPVFGKVVSKLKSTAQILYIIYLALFAIFALLYFLAGMPLFDSLVIAMGTAGTGGFTVYNDGIAHYNNSLITYLVSFGVLAFGVNFNLYYYLLIRKFKACFEDEELKGYLWIVFLSTALIAFNVFHLYQGFAKSVEISFFQVANVITTTGFGYGDTVKWPLFSQVILLLLMCIGGSAGSTAGGFKVIRGIIISRIAKNQILSTLSPNRVLTLHINGAVIDKDTQHKVLKYLAVYILIILALIFIVSLDNNNFMTVVSGVVSCFNNIGPMIGTTDNFSIFSPFSKLLLAFAMIGGRLEIYPILLLFLPKTWSRR; encoded by the coding sequence ATGAATAGATCTATGATTCGCTACCTGCTGGCAAAATTACTGCTGATTGAGGCGGCACTGCTGATTGTGCCCATTATCGTCGCTCTAATCTACGGTGAGCCCTTAAAAGTCTTTCTCTCTATCGGGGCGACCATGGCCATCTTGCTAGTTTTAGGTGGAATAGGCTCTTATTTCAAGCCCAAGGACCTGCATATCTACGCCAAGGAAGGGGTCCTGATTGTAGCCCTGTGCTGGATTCTCTGGTCCTTCTTCGGAGCCCTGCCCTTTGTCTTTTCCGGACAGATTCCAGACGTTATTGATGCATTCTTTGAGATTAGCTCTGGATTCACCACGACAGGAGCGACTATCCTTAACGATGTCGGCGTTCTTTCCCATTCGCTGCTCTTCTGGCGCAGTTTTACCCACTTAATCGGAGGAATGGGAGTGCTGGTCTTTGCCCTAGCTATTATGGACAATGCCAAAAATGGTCACTTGGAGGTCATGAAAGCAGAAGTTCCGGGACCAGTCTTTGGCAAGGTTGTGTCCAAACTCAAGAGTACGGCCCAGATTCTTTATATCATCTATCTGGCTCTCTTTGCTATTTTCGCCTTGCTTTATTTCCTGGCGGGTATGCCGCTCTTTGATAGTCTGGTCATTGCCATGGGAACTGCTGGTACAGGAGGATTCACCGTTTATAATGACGGTATTGCCCACTACAACAACTCACTGATTACTTATCTGGTCAGCTTTGGGGTCTTAGCTTTCGGGGTCAACTTCAATCTCTACTATTACTTACTGATTCGTAAGTTTAAAGCTTGCTTTGAAGATGAGGAACTCAAGGGCTATCTCTGGATTGTCTTTCTTTCCACAGCCTTGATTGCCTTTAATGTCTTCCACCTCTATCAAGGCTTTGCCAAGAGCGTGGAGATTTCCTTCTTCCAGGTAGCCAATGTCATCACAACAACTGGATTTGGCTATGGCGATACAGTCAAATGGCCGCTCTTTTCTCAGGTTATTCTGCTCCTGCTCATGTGTATCGGGGGATCAGCTGGATCAACAGCTGGGGGATTCAAGGTCATTCGGGGGATTATCATTTCCCGCATTGCTAAAAATCAGATTCTATCTACCCTATCGCCTAATCGTGTCCTGACCTTGCATATCAATGGCGCAGTCATCGACAAGGATACCCAGCACAAGGTACTGAAATACTTGGCCGTTTATATCTTGATTATTCTAGCTCTCATTTTCATTGTCAGCTTGGATAATAATAATTTCATGACGGTTGTCAGCGGGGTTGTCTCTTGCTTCAACAATATCGGCCCCATGATTGGGACGACAGATAATTTTTCTATCTTTAGTCCTTTTTCCAAACTGCTGCTAGCCTTTGCTATGATTGGCGGTCGCTTGGAAATCTACCCGATTCTCCTGCTCTTCCTGCCTAAGACTTGGTCTAGAAGATAG
- the trkA gene encoding Trk system potassium transporter TrkA: MKIIVVGGGKVGTALCRSLVAENHDVILIEQDEAVLNQITKRYDIIGIAGNGANFKILEQADVSHCDIFISMTEHDEVNMVSAVLAKRMGAKETVVRVRNPEYSNPYFKEKNILGFSLVVNPELLTARYIANIIDFPNALSVEHFANGRVALMEFKLKEDSNLCQMSISQFRKKFGNIIVCAIERKGHLEIPDGDFTLEAGDKIYVTGNRLDIVQFHNMVRPRVVKSLMIIGAGKIAYYLLNILKNSKIELKVIESNHERATFFSQEFPDLYVVHGDGTAKDILLEERANNFDAIATLTGVDEENIITSMFLNNLGVQKNITKVNRTSLLEIIDNQDFASIVTPKGIAVDTVMHFIRGRYNAQFSNLEALHHVANGQIETLQFQIKEENKMTGIPLSQLHLKKDVLIAAIIRQGKAIFPTGDDDLQVGDKIIVTTLLQNITQIYDLLAR, from the coding sequence ATGAAAATTATCGTTGTTGGCGGCGGGAAGGTCGGAACGGCCCTCTGTCGCTCATTAGTGGCTGAAAATCATGATGTTATCCTGATTGAGCAGGATGAGGCTGTTCTCAACCAGATTACCAAGCGCTATGACATTATTGGTATTGCTGGCAATGGTGCCAACTTCAAAATCTTAGAACAAGCGGATGTTAGTCACTGCGACATCTTCATCTCTATGACCGAGCATGATGAGGTCAACATGGTTTCAGCTGTTCTGGCCAAACGGATGGGGGCTAAGGAAACCGTCGTTCGGGTGCGTAATCCTGAGTATTCCAACCCTTACTTTAAGGAGAAGAACATCCTAGGCTTCTCGCTGGTGGTCAATCCTGAGCTCCTAACTGCTCGCTATATCGCTAATATCATTGACTTTCCTAATGCCCTGTCAGTAGAGCACTTTGCCAATGGCCGAGTGGCACTGATGGAGTTCAAACTCAAGGAAGACAGCAATCTCTGCCAGATGAGTATTTCCCAGTTCCGCAAGAAATTTGGAAATATCATTGTTTGTGCCATTGAGAGAAAAGGGCACTTGGAAATTCCTGACGGCGACTTCACTTTGGAGGCTGGCGACAAGATTTATGTCACAGGTAACCGCCTGGACATCGTTCAATTCCATAATATGGTACGACCTAGAGTGGTTAAGAGCCTGATGATTATCGGAGCAGGAAAGATTGCCTACTACCTGCTCAATATTCTCAAGAATAGTAAAATCGAGCTCAAAGTCATTGAATCTAACCATGAACGGGCAACCTTTTTCAGTCAGGAATTTCCTGATCTCTACGTCGTCCATGGAGATGGTACTGCCAAGGATATCCTACTGGAGGAACGCGCCAATAACTTTGATGCCATCGCTACCCTGACTGGTGTAGATGAAGAAAATATCATTACTTCCATGTTCCTTAATAATCTGGGTGTACAGAAAAACATCACCAAGGTTAACCGGACTAGTTTGTTGGAAATCATTGATAACCAAGACTTTGCCAGCATCGTGACTCCTAAAGGTATCGCCGTTGATACGGTTATGCACTTTATCCGCGGTCGCTACAATGCTCAGTTCTCTAACCTAGAAGCTCTGCACCATGTAGCCAACGGCCAAATCGAAACCCTGCAATTCCAAATCAAGGAAGAAAACAAGATGACTGGTATTCCTCTGTCTCAGCTTCATCTGAAGAAAGATGTCCTGATTGCGGCCATTATCCGTCAAGGCAAAGCCATCTTCCCTACCGGTGATGACGACCTGCAAGTCGGAGATAAGATTATCGTTACCACTCTGCTGCAAAATATCACGCAGATTTACGATCTGTTAGCGAGGTAG
- a CDS encoding segregation/condensation protein A: MDIKLKDFEGPLDLLLHLVSKYQVDIYDVPITEVIEQYLAYVATLQAMKLEVTGEYMVMASQLMLIKSRKLLPKVADNAELEDDLEQDLLSQIEEYRRFKLLGEKMSLQHEDRALYYSKPKLELVYEDAELLHDKSTIDLFLAFSKVIAKKQEEFSKSHTTIVRDEYKIEDMMEVVRQRCAGKNRLALQEIFAETKDMNEVITLFLATLELVKVQEVQVIQEENFGNIYLVGRGNE; this comes from the coding sequence ATGGATATCAAACTAAAAGATTTTGAAGGCCCGCTGGACCTACTGCTCCACCTTGTATCTAAGTACCAGGTGGATATTTATGATGTGCCCATTACGGAGGTCATCGAGCAGTATCTGGCTTATGTGGCCACCTTGCAGGCCATGAAGCTGGAAGTGACGGGCGAGTATATGGTCATGGCAAGCCAGCTCATGCTGATTAAGAGTCGCAAGCTTTTGCCTAAGGTAGCGGATAATGCTGAGCTGGAAGATGATTTGGAGCAAGACCTCTTGAGCCAGATTGAGGAATATCGCAGGTTTAAGCTCTTGGGTGAGAAAATGTCGCTCCAGCACGAGGACCGGGCTCTTTATTATTCTAAGCCCAAGCTGGAGCTGGTTTATGAAGACGCTGAGCTCCTACATGACAAGTCAACGATTGATCTGTTTTTGGCTTTTTCCAAAGTTATCGCCAAGAAGCAAGAGGAGTTTTCTAAGAGCCACACAACCATTGTGCGAGACGAGTACAAGATCGAGGACATGATGGAAGTGGTGCGCCAGCGCTGTGCTGGTAAGAACCGTCTGGCTCTGCAGGAGATTTTCGCAGAGACCAAGGACATGAATGAAGTTATTACTCTCTTTCTGGCGACATTGGAATTGGTCAAGGTGCAGGAAGTGCAAGTCATTCAGGAAGAAAATTTTGGAAATATTTATTTAGTAGGAAGAGGAAATGAGTAA
- a CDS encoding ECF transporter S component, whose translation MTNTRKLAIVAVLSALSFLLMLYEIPLITEFLKLDFSIIPILLALVVLDLKSSLAVLLIRSVLKLALNNNGVGTLIGLPMNILAVAVFVCAFSLLWKKRKSLSSYVKASLAATLGLTITMIILNVIYAVPLYARFAGFDINKAFGLSKYLLTMIVPFNLLEGVIWAAVFWLIYKLLQPVLKRYEK comes from the coding sequence ATGACAAATACTCGTAAGTTGGCGATTGTAGCAGTTTTATCTGCTCTATCATTTCTACTCATGCTTTATGAGATTCCGTTGATAACTGAGTTTCTAAAGTTGGATTTTTCAATTATTCCGATTTTACTGGCTTTGGTAGTCTTGGATCTAAAAAGCTCTCTAGCAGTGCTCTTGATTCGCTCTGTCTTAAAGCTGGCTTTGAATAATAATGGCGTAGGTACTCTAATCGGTTTACCCATGAATATACTAGCGGTAGCAGTCTTTGTTTGTGCTTTTTCCCTCTTGTGGAAAAAAAGAAAGAGCTTATCTAGCTATGTGAAGGCTTCCTTGGCAGCAACACTTGGTCTAACGATTACTATGATCATTCTAAATGTCATTTATGCTGTGCCTCTCTATGCGAGGTTTGCTGGTTTTGATATTAATAAGGCATTTGGTCTTTCCAAGTATCTGCTGACCATGATTGTCCCTTTTAACCTATTAGAAGGAGTGATCTGGGCTGCTGTCTTTTGGCTAATTTACAAACTCTTACAGCCCGTTCTAAAACGCTATGAAAAATAA
- the xerD gene encoding site-specific tyrosine recombinase XerD yields MKEYIRPFLNQKNISENSKIAYSYDLEQFIEEVHGRITETNLRIYQASIKDFKAAVQKRKLSAVNQFLYFLYQQQLIEEFHRLVLPKVSISKEQENELLDLSAFWQESSVPRGRLMALLILEMGLLPSEILQVRVADVNLDFQVLKIEKAGQKRVIKIPESLTGELEDYLTGTYLFEKNGKSYSRQWGFRQLEAFLIEQGQASLSAQSLREQFILRQREKGIGLYDIAQDLGLKTMITLEKYR; encoded by the coding sequence ATGAAAGAATACATTAGACCGTTTTTAAATCAAAAAAACATCTCAGAAAATTCTAAAATTGCCTATTCTTATGATTTGGAGCAGTTTATCGAGGAAGTACACGGCCGGATTACCGAGACCAATCTGCGGATTTATCAGGCCTCTATCAAGGATTTTAAGGCAGCTGTTCAGAAGCGGAAGCTCTCAGCAGTCAATCAATTTCTCTATTTCCTTTATCAGCAGCAGCTTATTGAGGAGTTTCACCGCTTGGTCCTGCCCAAGGTCTCCATATCGAAGGAGCAGGAAAACGAACTATTAGACCTGTCTGCTTTTTGGCAGGAATCAAGCGTTCCCAGGGGGCGGCTGATGGCTCTTCTTATTTTGGAAATGGGCTTGCTGCCTAGCGAGATTCTGCAGGTCAGAGTGGCAGATGTCAATCTTGACTTTCAGGTTTTGAAGATTGAAAAGGCCGGTCAGAAACGGGTCATCAAGATTCCTGAGAGCTTGACGGGTGAGTTAGAGGACTATCTGACGGGGACGTATTTATTTGAGAAAAACGGCAAATCCTATTCTCGTCAATGGGGCTTCCGTCAGCTAGAGGCCTTCTTGATTGAGCAGGGACAAGCCAGTCTATCTGCCCAAAGCCTGCGTGAGCAGTTTATTTTGCGCCAGCGGGAGAAAGGGATTGGCCTCTATGATATTGCCCAAGATTTGGGCTTGAAAACCATGATTACACTAGAAAAATATAGATAA
- the scpB gene encoding SMC-Scp complex subunit ScpB — MSKLAEIEALLFVAGEDGLKVHQLAEILSLPPTGVIQSLEKLAEQYEANPDSSLTLLETSKTYKLVTKPEFAEILRAYSRAPINQSLSRAALETLSIIAYKQPITRVEIDDIRGVNSSGALAKLLAFELVREDGKKEVIGRPNLYVTTDYFLDYMGINHLDELPIVEETELVAEESQLFIERTDIDENQ, encoded by the coding sequence ATGAGTAAGTTAGCAGAGATTGAAGCCCTGCTTTTTGTGGCGGGAGAAGATGGACTCAAAGTTCATCAATTGGCAGAAATCCTATCTTTGCCGCCGACCGGGGTTATTCAGAGTTTGGAGAAGTTGGCTGAGCAATATGAAGCCAATCCAGACTCCAGTCTGACCCTACTGGAAACTTCAAAGACATACAAGCTGGTCACAAAGCCAGAGTTTGCTGAGATTCTGCGGGCCTATTCACGGGCACCAATCAATCAAAGTCTGTCGCGGGCAGCGCTGGAGACCTTGTCTATCATTGCCTATAAGCAGCCGATTACAAGAGTAGAAATAGATGACATTCGCGGGGTTAATTCCAGCGGAGCTTTGGCTAAGCTCTTGGCTTTTGAACTGGTTCGAGAGGATGGCAAAAAGGAAGTCATTGGCCGGCCAAATCTCTATGTGACAACGGATTATTTCTTAGACTATATGGGAATCAATCACCTAGATGAGCTGCCGATTGTCGAAGAAACAGAGCTAGTTGCTGAAGAAAGCCAGCTCTTTATTGAAAGGACAGATATCGATGAGAATCAATAA
- a CDS encoding tRNA (cytidine(34)-2'-O)-methyltransferase, which yields MKNHIVLFEPQIPQNTGNIARTCAATNSPLHIIKPMGFPIDDRKMKRAGLDYWDKLDITYYESLEDFMEQMDGRLYLISKFAEKVYSEENFAAEGSHYFMFGREDKGLPEEFMRRHPEKALRIPMNDQHVRSLNVSNTVCMIVYEALRQQNFAGLDLVHEYEADKLK from the coding sequence ATGAAAAATCATATCGTTCTTTTTGAGCCTCAGATTCCGCAGAATACCGGCAATATTGCCCGTACTTGCGCCGCGACTAATTCGCCGCTTCACATCATCAAGCCCATGGGCTTTCCCATTGATGACCGAAAGATGAAACGGGCGGGGCTGGACTATTGGGATAAGCTGGACATCACCTATTATGAGAGTTTAGAAGATTTTATGGAGCAGATGGACGGCCGACTTTATCTGATTTCTAAGTTTGCGGAGAAGGTCTATTCTGAGGAAAATTTTGCAGCAGAAGGTTCGCACTATTTTATGTTTGGTCGAGAGGACAAGGGATTGCCAGAGGAATTTATGCGTCGTCATCCAGAAAAGGCCCTGCGTATTCCCATGAATGACCAGCATGTCCGCAGCCTCAATGTTTCAAATACAGTCTGTATGATTGTCTATGAAGCCCTGCGTCAGCAGAATTTTGCTGGCTTAGATTTGGTACATGAGTATGAAGCGGATAAGCTGAAGTAG
- a CDS encoding metallophosphoesterase: protein MAKQTIIVMSDSHGDRAIVEEIRNHYIGKVDAIFHNGDSELPSDDEVWQGIQVVAGNMDFYDGYPERLVTDLAGTIIAQTHGHLFHINFSFQKLDLWAQEVNADICLYGHLHIPDARMEGKTLFLNPGSISQPRGLINERLYAKVEIDKDRFKVDFYTRNHELYPSLSKEFSR from the coding sequence ATGGCAAAGCAAACCATTATAGTCATGAGTGATTCTCATGGCGACCGTGCTATTGTAGAAGAAATTAGGAATCATTATATTGGAAAGGTAGATGCGATTTTCCATAACGGAGACTCTGAGCTTCCTTCTGATGATGAGGTATGGCAAGGGATTCAGGTTGTGGCAGGGAATATGGACTTTTATGACGGCTATCCAGAACGCTTGGTGACGGATTTGGCGGGGACCATTATTGCCCAGACCCACGGACATCTCTTCCATATCAACTTTTCTTTTCAAAAGCTGGATTTATGGGCGCAAGAGGTTAATGCAGATATCTGCCTTTACGGCCACCTGCATATCCCAGATGCTCGAATGGAAGGCAAAACGCTCTTTCTGAATCCGGGATCCATCAGCCAGCCACGCGGCCTGATTAACGAACGTCTCTACGCTAAGGTAGAGATTGACAAGGATCGCTTTAAAGTTGATTTCTATACACGAAATCATGAACTTTATCCAAGCTTGTCCAAGGAGTTTAGCCGATGA
- a CDS encoding phosphatase PAP2 family protein, with protein MKNKQSYLTKGSFALLLFVMLGYMVKFYPEQLTSFDTPIQTWLRGDLPAALTTFFKLVTSVIDPIGIIIWVSSLVLFFLYKKWKLEAALLAGNLVLHGILIKLIKLVYQRSRPSISHLVEEGGYSFPSGHSMATAIVVGTLIIIVQQRIQNQKIKRLVQGLLLLFIFMIMASRVYLGVHYPTDVIGGALMGFAILNIEFPFYDKLRFQWRFKGKQK; from the coding sequence ATGAAAAATAAACAATCTTATCTAACAAAGGGCTCTTTTGCCCTTTTACTTTTCGTCATGCTAGGCTACATGGTCAAGTTTTATCCTGAGCAGCTGACCAGTTTTGATACCCCGATTCAGACCTGGTTGCGGGGAGACTTGCCTGCAGCTTTGACGACTTTTTTCAAACTTGTAACCAGTGTGATTGATCCGATCGGAATTATCATCTGGGTTTCGTCTCTTGTCCTTTTTTTCCTTTACAAAAAATGGAAGCTGGAAGCTGCCTTGCTAGCGGGAAATCTGGTCTTACATGGGATTTTGATTAAGCTGATTAAACTCGTTTACCAAAGAAGTCGGCCCAGTATTTCGCATTTGGTCGAAGAGGGCGGTTACTCTTTCCCTAGCGGACATTCCATGGCGACAGCCATTGTTGTTGGGACCTTGATTATCATTGTCCAGCAACGGATTCAAAACCAAAAAATCAAGCGCTTGGTACAAGGTTTGCTCTTGCTCTTTATCTTCATGATTATGGCTTCCAGAGTCTATCTGGGCGTGCACTACCCGACAGATGTTATCGGAGGAGCCTTGATGGGCTTTGCCATCCTCAATATTGAATTTCCTTTTTATGACAAGCTGCGTTTCCAGTGGCGTTTCAAGGGAAAGCAGAAATAA
- a CDS encoding tRNA (mnm(5)s(2)U34)-methyltransferase — translation MLRPLQMAHAFLAEVMTKEDTVVDATMGNGHDTLFLAQLARKVYAFDIQEQAVEKTRQRLAEAGLDNAQLILAGHETLDQYLDHFKAAIFNLGYLPSADKSVITRPATTLEALEKVCQGLEKGGRAAIMIYYGHEGGEVEKDAVLDFVSQLSQQDFTVALYKTINQINNPPFLVMIEKLREEA, via the coding sequence ATGTTAAGACCCTTACAGATGGCCCATGCCTTTTTAGCAGAAGTCATGACCAAGGAAGATACCGTGGTGGATGCTACCATGGGGAATGGACATGACACCCTCTTTCTGGCTCAATTGGCCAGGAAAGTCTACGCTTTTGATATTCAGGAGCAAGCTGTGGAAAAGACCCGCCAGCGCTTGGCAGAAGCTGGCTTGGACAATGCTCAGCTAATCTTAGCTGGGCATGAGACGCTGGACCAATACCTAGACCATTTCAAGGCTGCTATTTTTAATCTGGGCTACCTGCCTTCGGCGGACAAGTCTGTTATTACCCGACCCGCTACGACGCTGGAAGCTTTGGAAAAGGTCTGTCAAGGCTTGGAAAAAGGCGGCCGCGCAGCTATCATGATTTACTATGGGCATGAAGGAGGCGAAGTGGAGAAAGATGCAGTGCTAGACTTCGTCAGTCAGCTGTCCCAGCAGGACTTCACTGTTGCCCTCTACAAGACCATCAACCAGATTAACAACCCGCCTTTCTTGGTCATGATTGAAAAATTGAGAGAAGAAGCTTGA